A genomic region of Acidobacteriota bacterium contains the following coding sequences:
- a CDS encoding PQQ-binding-like beta-propeller repeat protein, whose translation MFLGTLDARLIALDAATGAPCADFGTGGANVWSVMSADPERDLVFLPTTSPSPDFYGGMRPGDNAFANSVVALRASTGEFVWGYQTVRHDLWDYDLAPQPLLFSHTVADGVQRPALAQATKTGFVFVLDRETGEPLHPVEERAVPQSDVPGEQAARTQPFPKLRLHATDARPLPFWYFNAEHRAACERLTAGVRYEGMFTPPSLEGTLMYPGNAGGTNWGSMAYDRASRIGYVAVSRLPTIVKLIPREQFRAAARQGTLNGARAQHTEQDGTPYGMARFELLHNGLSCLEGPWSTLVALDLDLGEVLWERPLGTSEWGSFTSGGPMVTEGGVVFQASTSDHMLRGYSGADGSELWARELPAGAHATPMGYRHGGMDYVVVAAGDGLAGGGGRGDHVIAFRMPAGPAAHGEPRVAPRAARLSADKARSRSRTARSLRPPCIYAVCRPVGRAPAASSYHGRCVGALPSSPTAAA comes from the coding sequence GTGTTCCTAGGCACGCTCGATGCCCGCCTCATCGCACTCGACGCCGCCACCGGCGCCCCGTGCGCCGACTTCGGCACGGGCGGAGCGAACGTGTGGAGCGTGATGTCGGCCGACCCGGAGCGCGACCTCGTCTTCCTGCCCACGACGTCGCCCTCGCCGGACTTCTATGGCGGCATGCGTCCGGGCGACAACGCCTTCGCCAATTCAGTGGTCGCGCTGCGGGCATCGACCGGCGAGTTCGTCTGGGGCTACCAGACCGTCCGGCACGACCTGTGGGACTACGATCTGGCCCCGCAGCCGCTGCTGTTCAGCCATACCGTGGCAGACGGCGTTCAGAGACCAGCCCTGGCGCAGGCCACGAAGACCGGGTTCGTGTTCGTACTGGACCGCGAGACCGGCGAACCGCTGCATCCGGTCGAGGAGCGGGCCGTGCCCCAGAGCGACGTTCCCGGTGAGCAGGCGGCCCGCACCCAACCGTTCCCGAAGCTGCGGCTGCATGCCACCGATGCGCGGCCCCTGCCGTTCTGGTACTTCAATGCGGAGCACCGCGCCGCCTGCGAGAGGCTCACCGCCGGCGTCCGTTACGAAGGCATGTTCACCCCACCCTCCCTCGAAGGCACGCTGATGTATCCCGGCAACGCGGGCGGCACAAACTGGGGCTCGATGGCCTACGACCGCGCGTCGCGCATCGGCTACGTGGCCGTCAGCCGACTGCCGACGATCGTGAAACTGATCCCCCGCGAGCAGTTCCGCGCCGCCGCCCGCCAGGGCACACTGAACGGGGCGCGCGCGCAACACACCGAGCAGGACGGCACGCCGTACGGGATGGCGCGCTTCGAACTGCTTCACAACGGTCTCTCGTGCCTTGAAGGCCCCTGGTCGACGCTCGTCGCACTGGATCTGGACCTGGGGGAGGTGCTGTGGGAGCGGCCCCTGGGCACGTCGGAGTGGGGCTCCTTCACCAGCGGCGGCCCCATGGTCACCGAGGGGGGCGTCGTGTTTCAGGCCTCCACGTCAGACCACATGCTGCGCGGCTACAGCGGCGCCGACGGCAGCGAGCTTTGGGCGCGTGAACTGCCGGCCGGCGCGCACGCAACGCCCATGGGCTACCGGCACGGCGGGATGGACTACGTCGTGGTTGCGGCGGGCGATGGGCTCGCCGGGGGCGGCGGGCGGGGCGATCACGTGATCGCATTCCGGATGCCTGCCGGGCCGGCAGCCCATGGTGAACCCCGCGTAGCACCGAGAGCGGCGAGGCTCTCGGCTGACAAGGCGCGGTCCCGTTCGCGAACTGCCCGGAGTCTGCGCCCGCCCTGCATCTACGCCGTTTGCCGACCGGTCGGAAGGGCGCCCGCCGCGTCGTCGTATCATGGAAGGTGCGTCGGCGCACTCCCATCAAGCCCAACGGCAGCGGCATGA
- a CDS encoding site-specific DNA-methyltransferase, with product MNDSLTPATPEPAPGAADKLDRLRALLREMFQLDRGDLDFGLYRIMNLKSAEVGAFLDNDLLPQVKEKLRLTSDEERARLKHELEESHKAAWKLGLNPDSNPPPEIVKLNRRLDEMQKDADAEADVYNHLASFFGRYYAEGDFISQRRYSSGGRSAYLIPYDGEEVKLHWANADQYYVKTTENYASYVFTVGSGSAARRVRFEIAAADNEKDNIKEVNGRQRRFVLAGGEDAIDVGGADLVIRFEHRPLTEGEKTKWPGNGNTQQGRLNESAVERILRAMEPDWQALLAVAAPTEADEERTLLARHVDRYTAKNSFDYFIHKDLGGFLRRELDLYLNTDVLNLDDLERGDAARLDRALARVRATRHVGHKIIDFLAQLEDFQKRLWLKKKFVLETNWCVTLDRVPEALYPEIAANPAQRNEWIELFAADEITGDLTNGGATWSDPPTVDFLKANPGLVVDTQHFDENFTDRLLAALSDAGPLDEQTDGLLVHGENFQALNLLQARYREQIQCVYIDPPYNSKTTQILYKNSYRHSSWICLMDDRLRLSHALSTLDGSHVVAIDENEQEVLGRLLSTLFPDHTRICVAVVHNKKGIQGAFFSYNHDYAFFCIPPGLRESNGTPVSEEDREFDNLRKWGRESARSTAKNCFYPIVVKDNAIVGFGDVSPDDFHPGAANVARDDSVLVYPVDSRGVERKWRYARGSVEGIQHLLRVKVVGASGEIQIEKGRSEKTIKTVWDDPRYIAGDYGTRWLTNLGLKVEQDLYPKSIHTVMDSISAISDEHATVLDYFAGSGTTGHAVVNLNRERRGQRRYVLVEMGPHFDAVILPRTKKVVHSSDWKDGRPVSRDGVSQVFKYVRLESYEDTMDGLEAVPPSDQQQALLEANTELAEDYRLRYALGAETSGSACLLGKRFTDPFAYGLSVVRDGMRRNAPVDLPETFNYLIGLRIESRRRIDGVLAITGTDAEGRNCLVLWRNLDETDHIALDTWFQHNRQQFAKSLDRVYANGDHTLNAVRQEGEHWTAETIEPVFRAAMFEQAAIQSPANLRGSRE from the coding sequence ATGAACGACTCCCTAACACCGGCCACTCCCGAACCCGCGCCCGGCGCCGCGGACAAGCTCGACCGGCTGCGCGCGCTGCTGCGCGAGATGTTCCAACTCGACCGCGGCGACCTCGACTTCGGGCTGTATCGCATCATGAACCTGAAGTCGGCCGAGGTCGGGGCGTTCCTCGACAACGACCTGCTGCCCCAGGTCAAGGAGAAGCTGCGGCTCACGAGCGACGAGGAGCGTGCCAGGCTGAAACACGAGCTGGAAGAATCCCACAAGGCGGCCTGGAAGCTGGGTCTCAACCCTGACTCGAATCCGCCACCCGAAATCGTCAAGTTGAACCGGCGCCTCGACGAGATGCAGAAGGACGCCGACGCCGAGGCCGATGTCTATAACCACCTCGCCAGTTTCTTCGGCCGTTACTACGCCGAGGGCGACTTCATCTCCCAGCGCCGCTATTCGAGCGGCGGCCGGTCGGCCTACCTGATTCCGTACGACGGCGAGGAAGTGAAACTGCACTGGGCCAACGCGGACCAGTACTACGTCAAGACCACCGAGAACTACGCCTCCTACGTCTTCACGGTCGGTTCGGGCTCCGCGGCGCGTCGCGTGCGCTTCGAGATCGCGGCAGCCGACAATGAGAAGGACAACATCAAGGAGGTCAACGGCCGGCAGCGGCGTTTCGTGCTTGCCGGGGGCGAAGACGCCATCGATGTCGGCGGCGCCGATCTCGTCATCCGCTTCGAGCACCGGCCGCTGACCGAAGGCGAGAAGACGAAGTGGCCGGGCAACGGCAACACCCAGCAGGGCCGGCTCAACGAGTCGGCGGTGGAACGCATCCTGCGCGCCATGGAGCCCGATTGGCAAGCGCTGCTGGCCGTGGCGGCGCCCACCGAGGCGGACGAAGAGCGCACGCTGCTGGCGCGGCATGTCGACCGCTACACGGCGAAGAACAGTTTCGACTATTTCATCCACAAGGATCTGGGCGGCTTCCTGCGCCGCGAGCTTGACCTCTACCTGAACACCGATGTCCTGAACCTCGACGATCTGGAGCGGGGCGACGCCGCCCGGCTCGACCGCGCGCTGGCGCGGGTGCGGGCCACGCGTCACGTGGGGCACAAGATCATCGACTTCCTGGCCCAACTCGAAGACTTCCAGAAACGTCTCTGGCTCAAGAAGAAGTTCGTCCTGGAAACCAACTGGTGCGTCACTCTGGACCGGGTTCCGGAAGCGCTATACCCGGAGATCGCGGCCAACCCGGCGCAGCGCAACGAGTGGATCGAACTGTTCGCCGCCGACGAGATCACGGGCGACCTGACCAACGGCGGCGCTACGTGGAGCGACCCGCCCACCGTCGACTTCCTCAAGGCGAACCCCGGTCTCGTCGTGGACACGCAGCATTTCGACGAGAACTTTACGGACCGCCTGCTGGCAGCGCTCTCCGACGCCGGGCCGCTGGACGAGCAGACGGACGGCCTGCTGGTGCACGGCGAAAACTTCCAGGCGCTGAACCTGCTTCAGGCGCGGTACCGCGAGCAAATCCAGTGCGTGTACATCGATCCGCCGTACAACTCGAAAACCACACAGATCCTCTACAAGAACTCCTACCGGCACTCGTCGTGGATCTGCCTCATGGACGACCGGCTGCGGCTCAGCCACGCACTGTCCACGCTTGATGGCTCGCACGTCGTGGCCATCGACGAGAACGAGCAGGAAGTCCTCGGAAGGCTCCTGTCGACCTTGTTTCCGGACCACACCAGAATCTGCGTCGCCGTGGTCCACAACAAGAAGGGAATCCAGGGCGCATTCTTCTCCTACAACCACGACTACGCCTTTTTCTGCATCCCGCCGGGCCTACGGGAGTCGAACGGCACGCCCGTCTCCGAAGAGGACCGGGAGTTCGACAACTTGCGGAAATGGGGACGGGAGTCGGCTCGATCAACGGCGAAGAACTGCTTCTACCCGATCGTGGTCAAGGACAATGCGATCGTCGGGTTCGGAGACGTGAGCCCGGACGACTTCCATCCCGGCGCGGCGAACGTGGCTCGGGACGACAGCGTGCTCGTCTACCCCGTCGATTCCCGGGGAGTCGAGCGGAAGTGGCGCTACGCGCGCGGTTCCGTGGAAGGCATTCAGCATCTCCTGAGGGTCAAGGTCGTTGGCGCCTCGGGTGAAATTCAGATTGAGAAGGGCCGATCCGAAAAGACCATCAAAACCGTATGGGACGACCCGCGATACATCGCGGGCGACTACGGCACGCGCTGGCTCACGAACCTCGGCCTCAAGGTCGAGCAGGACCTGTACCCGAAATCGATCCATACGGTTATGGATTCCATATCCGCAATCTCGGACGAGCACGCAACGGTCCTTGACTACTTCGCGGGTTCCGGCACGACCGGACATGCCGTTGTCAACCTCAACCGCGAGCGTCGAGGACAACGTCGCTACGTCCTGGTGGAAATGGGGCCGCATTTCGACGCGGTTATCCTGCCGCGCACGAAGAAGGTCGTCCATTCTTCGGACTGGAAGGACGGTCGGCCCGTCTCGCGCGACGGCGTGTCGCAGGTGTTCAAGTACGTGCGCCTGGAGTCGTACGAAGACACGATGGACGGTCTAGAAGCGGTTCCACCGTCGGACCAACAGCAGGCGCTGCTGGAAGCGAACACCGAGCTTGCCGAGGATTACCGGTTGCGCTACGCCCTGGGCGCCGAAACATCCGGCAGCGCTTGCCTGCTCGGCAAGCGATTCACGGACCCGTTCGCGTACGGGCTCTCCGTGGTACGCGACGGCATGCGCCGCAATGCCCCCGTCGATCTGCCGGAGACGTTCAACTACCTGATCGGCCTGCGCATCGAATCGCGGCGCCGAATCGACGGTGTGCTGGCCATCACGGGCACGGACGCCGAAGGACGCAACTGCCTCGTCCTCTGGCGGAATCTCGACGAGACAGACCACATTGCCCTTGACACCTGGTTCCAACACAACCGCCAGCAATTCGCCAAATCGCTGGACCGCGTCTATGCCAACGGCGACCACACGCTGAACGCCGTGCGACAAGAAGGCGAGCACTGGACTGCGGAAACCATCGAACCGGTCTTTCGCGCCGCGATGTTCGAACAGGCCGCGATTCAATCACCAGCGAACCTCCGTGGGTCTCGCGAGTGA
- a CDS encoding DEAD/DEAH box helicase has protein sequence MSLRNHLALHRFVCFEFGYSDLDGLLERLRPARGELAADVGSDYALALEPLPARARVTAGRLAEYDANITAHSVRLRMTGEHGRTWKPHQYLALLFTEYYLHRYFDEPEELRRDLNLARRQTRETLALPEYTADDLRVLAFQSATGSGKTLLMHAHVLQYRHYLDRAGGRLNNVVLLTPNEQMSGQHERELRASGLHARLFSSEAGADLFQPVEIIDLNKLAEKKGVKRVAVADFGDDNLVLVDEGHLGASGKVWRERRRELSSGGFTFEYSATFNQVVGGKDRDLLNAYGKCLLFDYAYPRFHADGYGKDYTISNLPRGAEDENSDMYLLGCLLTFYQQCRIWRDNAGRWRAFNPAKPLWVFLGKTVSGSSKADRATRSDVARILRFLGWVIGRADEVRPMIARLLEGRSGLLGEAGADYFAGRFDQLPRAGADLYDELCELLFHGQGRLHVVYLTAGEGELHLRVADNSPFGVVNVGDSAALYKLLTEAPHPDFDVDRELGFAARLFADVDRPDSTVNIVVGARRFIAGWNSWRVSTMGLMHVGVGEGPEIIQMFGRGVRLKGWNLSLKRHGESGAVLPADSGGLQELETLYIFGLRANYMQTFRDLLQAEGMRVDRETVTLPVAWNVGRQKTLKLIRLREGLKYEHSDGRPVLPDPGSDDSPPSVEMDLHSQVQAVASGSAKDTEDASRRPVKLEPGHVALFDRTRIRDALAARKWRMGWHNLVIRPETVDRLLESDAWYELHAPAERMLVKRFEDVRALEGIATELIAEYAAGFWRQRRRRWESDRIEVVELDENDPNNIREYRLSVDAAETRLIEDVRQLADHLVDGRRYHLKLTVLNVKTHAYYPLLHADRDCKITIQPVALDGTEKAVVEALNDLAERIDPCLQGRELYLIRNLTRGRGVSFFDDYAYYPDFIVWLLDGADQHVIFLDPKGLVHYGPRERQKVRLHSEIKRIEERVRASDPDLRLHAYVLSVTPPERIGDKLRPRDSWERDGVYFLNDADCLPKLFGDALGG, from the coding sequence ATGAGCCTCCGGAACCACCTCGCCCTGCACCGCTTCGTCTGCTTCGAGTTCGGCTATAGCGACCTCGACGGGCTGCTCGAACGGCTGCGTCCGGCACGCGGAGAACTCGCGGCGGACGTCGGTAGCGACTACGCGCTGGCGCTGGAGCCGCTGCCGGCCAGGGCGCGGGTGACAGCCGGCCGGCTTGCGGAGTACGACGCGAACATCACCGCGCACAGCGTTCGGCTCCGCATGACCGGCGAACACGGCCGGACCTGGAAGCCCCATCAGTATCTCGCGCTGCTCTTCACGGAGTACTACCTGCATCGGTATTTCGACGAACCCGAGGAGCTCCGGCGGGATCTGAACTTGGCGCGGCGGCAGACGCGGGAGACGCTCGCGCTGCCGGAGTACACGGCGGACGACCTGCGCGTCCTGGCGTTCCAGAGCGCCACCGGCTCCGGCAAGACGCTGCTCATGCACGCGCACGTCCTGCAGTACCGGCACTACCTGGACCGGGCAGGCGGGCGGCTGAACAACGTCGTGCTGCTGACGCCGAACGAGCAGATGTCGGGGCAGCACGAGCGCGAGCTCCGCGCGAGCGGGCTGCACGCGCGGCTGTTCTCCAGCGAGGCGGGCGCCGATCTGTTTCAGCCGGTCGAGATCATCGACCTGAACAAGCTCGCCGAGAAGAAGGGCGTCAAGCGGGTCGCGGTGGCCGACTTCGGCGACGACAACCTCGTGCTGGTCGACGAGGGTCACCTCGGCGCGTCCGGCAAGGTATGGCGCGAACGCCGCCGCGAGTTGTCGAGCGGAGGCTTCACGTTCGAGTATTCCGCCACATTCAACCAGGTGGTGGGCGGCAAGGACCGGGACCTCTTGAACGCCTACGGCAAGTGCCTGCTGTTCGACTACGCCTACCCGCGGTTTCATGCCGACGGCTACGGCAAGGACTACACGATCTCCAACCTGCCGCGCGGCGCGGAGGACGAGAACAGCGACATGTACCTGCTCGGCTGCCTGCTGACCTTCTACCAGCAGTGCCGCATCTGGCGGGACAACGCAGGCAGGTGGCGGGCGTTCAACCCGGCGAAGCCGCTGTGGGTGTTCCTCGGCAAGACGGTCTCCGGTTCGAGCAAGGCGGATCGGGCGACGCGCTCGGACGTAGCGCGGATATTGCGGTTCCTGGGCTGGGTGATTGGCCGCGCCGACGAGGTGAGGCCGATGATCGCGCGCCTGCTGGAGGGCCGCTCGGGGCTGCTGGGCGAAGCCGGCGCCGACTACTTCGCCGGCCGCTTCGACCAGCTTCCGCGGGCCGGCGCGGACCTGTACGACGAGCTGTGCGAGCTGCTGTTCCACGGGCAGGGACGGCTGCACGTCGTCTACCTGACGGCCGGCGAGGGCGAACTGCATCTGCGGGTTGCGGACAACTCGCCCTTCGGCGTTGTCAACGTGGGCGACTCGGCGGCGCTCTACAAGCTGCTGACCGAGGCGCCCCATCCCGACTTCGACGTGGACCGAGAGCTCGGGTTCGCGGCCCGGCTGTTCGCCGACGTGGACCGGCCGGACTCGACCGTGAACATCGTCGTAGGGGCGCGCCGCTTCATCGCCGGCTGGAACTCCTGGCGCGTCAGCACGATGGGCCTGATGCACGTCGGCGTTGGCGAGGGTCCGGAGATCATCCAGATGTTCGGGCGCGGCGTGCGCCTGAAGGGCTGGAACCTGAGCCTCAAGCGGCACGGCGAGAGCGGCGCCGTGTTGCCGGCGGACAGCGGCGGATTGCAGGAGCTGGAGACGCTGTACATCTTCGGGCTGCGGGCCAACTACATGCAGACGTTCCGGGACCTGCTGCAGGCCGAGGGCATGCGCGTCGATCGGGAAACCGTCACGCTCCCGGTCGCCTGGAACGTCGGGAGGCAGAAGACCCTCAAGCTGATCCGGCTCCGGGAGGGATTGAAGTACGAGCATTCCGACGGTCGCCCCGTGCTGCCGGACCCCGGGAGCGACGACAGTCCGCCGTCAGTGGAGATGGACCTGCACTCGCAAGTGCAGGCGGTCGCTTCGGGCAGCGCCAAGGACACTGAGGACGCCTCGCGGAGGCCCGTCAAACTCGAACCCGGTCACGTCGCGCTGTTCGACCGGACCCGTATCCGGGACGCGCTGGCGGCGCGCAAGTGGCGGATGGGCTGGCACAACCTGGTCATCCGGCCGGAGACGGTCGACCGGCTTCTGGAGAGCGACGCATGGTACGAGCTTCACGCACCGGCGGAACGGATGCTTGTGAAGCGGTTCGAGGACGTTCGCGCGCTCGAAGGGATCGCCACGGAGCTCATCGCCGAATACGCGGCCGGGTTCTGGCGGCAGCGGCGCCGGCGGTGGGAGAGCGACCGGATCGAGGTCGTCGAACTGGACGAGAACGACCCGAACAACATCCGCGAATACCGGCTATCCGTCGACGCTGCCGAGACCCGGCTGATCGAGGATGTGCGCCAACTCGCGGATCACTTGGTGGACGGCCGCCGCTACCATCTGAAGCTCACTGTGCTCAACGTCAAGACGCACGCCTACTATCCGTTGCTGCACGCCGACAGGGACTGCAAGATCACTATCCAGCCGGTCGCCCTGGACGGGACCGAGAAGGCGGTGGTCGAGGCGCTGAACGATCTCGCCGAGCGGATCGATCCCTGCCTGCAAGGCCGGGAGCTGTACCTGATCCGCAACCTCACGCGCGGCCGGGGGGTGTCGTTCTTCGACGACTACGCCTACTACCCGGACTTCATCGTGTGGCTGCTCGACGGCGCCGACCAGCACGTCATCTTCCTCGACCCGAAGGGTCTCGTCCACTACGGGCCGCGGGAGCGGCAGAAGGTGAGGCTGCACTCCGAGATCAAGCGGATAGAGGAACGCGTGCGGGCCTCCGACCCGGATCTGCGCCTGCACGCCTACGTGCTGTCGGTTACGCCGCCCGAGCGGATCGGCGACAAGCTGCGCCCGCGGGACTCCTGGGAGCGGGACGGCGTGTACTTCCTGAACGACGCGGACTGCCTGCCAAAGCTGTTCGGAGACGCGCTCGGCGGGTGA
- a CDS encoding S8 family serine peptidase yields MMVSTRSSEFSVGVIDSGIHAGHPHVGALVEGAGFSRDGMTHEDVVDRLGHGTAVAAAIQDLAPAVQVCPLKVFDRTLDTSVEALVAAIERAASLALPLVNLSLGTTDGSCAAALAAAVRRANAAGAIVVAAGSDRSVDWLPGTLGLEGVLRVELDWSYPRGTYAVAGPPDAPVFLTCGYPRSIPGVDPERNLKGLSFAVANMTGTAAGLMMETGVRDFSALVETLRRRTG; encoded by the coding sequence ATGATGGTGTCTACGCGATCAAGTGAGTTCTCGGTCGGCGTGATCGACAGCGGTATCCACGCCGGCCATCCGCATGTCGGCGCGCTGGTGGAAGGCGCCGGCTTCAGCCGCGACGGCATGACCCACGAGGACGTGGTCGACCGGCTGGGCCATGGCACCGCGGTCGCGGCCGCCATCCAGGATCTCGCGCCGGCCGTGCAGGTCTGCCCGCTCAAGGTCTTCGACCGCACGCTCGACACGTCCGTCGAGGCTCTCGTAGCGGCTATCGAACGGGCCGCCAGTCTCGCGCTGCCGCTGGTCAACCTGAGCCTCGGCACGACCGATGGATCGTGCGCCGCGGCGCTTGCGGCCGCCGTCCGGCGCGCAAACGCGGCCGGCGCCATCGTAGTGGCGGCCGGTTCGGATCGGAGCGTGGACTGGTTGCCTGGGACGCTCGGTTTGGAGGGCGTGCTCCGCGTCGAGCTGGACTGGTCGTACCCGCGCGGCACGTACGCCGTCGCGGGGCCTCCTGATGCCCCCGTATTCCTGACGTGCGGCTATCCCCGTTCCATCCCTGGCGTCGATCCGGAGCGCAACCTCAAGGGGCTCAGCTTCGCAGTGGCGAACATGACCGGCACGGCGGCGGGTCTGATGATGGAAACCGGCGTCCGCGACTTCAGCGCGCTGGTGGAAACGCTGCGCCGGCGCACGGGATAG
- a CDS encoding ABC transporter ATP-binding protein — MLDPQFRRALAYVAPYWRRLALVVILGLASTLAALFVPLLSRNLVDDALLAGDRTVLMRVVGLFVGLTVLGFLLNVVSGLRYTLVSAEILFDMRLDLYRHLQRLSPRFYTRTRLGDIVSRLNNDIGEIQRVAAEAALGWIGNILFLVGSVGFMIFLDLRLFLAGVAVLPLSIWALVVYRRRLERRVATFRERSADIGSFLIETLSAMRLVVTANAQQRETGRFGDRNQAFIDALMAMQRVTYLAGGLPGVLLSVGMGAVFLYGGFRVLDGTLTMGTLVAFMAYQTRLMGPVQALMGLYASLATARVSLARVNEIADAPIEVEEAPGASAPAGVRGHVEFDGVSLSFDRGAPALDNVSFTVAPGETVAIVGRSGAGKSTIADLLLRLLDPDEGAVRLDGHDLPTLPLAFLRRHVALVEHAPFIFHASMADNLRYARPDADAGEVEAAARAAGIHDFIAGLPEGYDTVLGERGAALSAGERQRVAIARALLADPSVLVLDEATASLDPVAERHVIDGYEAIMRERTTLIITHRLELARHADRVVALDGASVAEIGPPEDLLARGGAFARLFAGQAVGPKTARA, encoded by the coding sequence ATGCTCGACCCCCAGTTCAGACGCGCGCTGGCCTATGTCGCGCCGTACTGGCGGCGTCTGGCGCTGGTGGTCATCCTCGGCCTCGCGAGCACCCTGGCCGCCCTGTTCGTTCCCCTCCTGTCGCGGAACCTTGTCGACGACGCGCTGCTGGCCGGCGACCGCACGGTGCTCATGCGGGTGGTTGGCCTGTTCGTCGGCCTGACCGTCCTCGGCTTCCTCCTCAACGTGGTCAGCGGTCTCCGCTACACGCTCGTGTCGGCGGAGATCCTGTTCGACATGCGTCTCGACCTGTACCGCCATCTGCAGCGGCTCTCGCCCCGCTTCTACACGCGCACGCGGCTGGGCGACATCGTCTCGCGGCTCAACAACGACATCGGCGAAATCCAGCGCGTCGCGGCGGAGGCCGCCCTCGGGTGGATTGGCAACATCCTCTTTCTGGTCGGGTCGGTCGGGTTCATGATCTTTCTCGACCTGCGGCTTTTCCTCGCGGGAGTCGCCGTCCTGCCCCTCAGCATTTGGGCACTGGTCGTTTACCGGCGCCGGCTGGAGCGTCGCGTCGCGACCTTCCGCGAACGTAGCGCGGACATCGGCAGCTTCCTGATCGAAACGCTGTCGGCGATGCGGCTCGTCGTGACGGCGAACGCCCAACAGCGGGAGACCGGCCGCTTTGGTGACCGGAACCAGGCGTTCATCGACGCGTTGATGGCGATGCAGCGCGTGACCTATCTCGCGGGCGGATTGCCGGGGGTCCTGCTGTCGGTGGGGATGGGCGCGGTGTTTCTGTACGGCGGCTTCCGTGTTCTCGACGGCACGCTCACCATGGGTACGCTCGTCGCCTTCATGGCCTACCAGACCCGGCTCATGGGGCCGGTCCAGGCGCTGATGGGGCTCTACGCGAGTCTGGCCACCGCCCGGGTGTCGCTGGCGCGGGTCAACGAGATTGCCGATGCGCCGATCGAGGTGGAGGAAGCGCCGGGGGCTTCCGCGCCCGCCGGCGTGCGAGGTCACGTCGAATTCGATGGGGTGAGCCTGTCGTTCGACCGTGGCGCGCCGGCGCTCGATAACGTGTCCTTCACCGTCGCGCCGGGCGAGACGGTGGCGATCGTCGGCCGCAGCGGCGCCGGAAAGTCGACGATCGCCGACCTCCTGCTGCGGCTGCTCGATCCCGACGAGGGAGCGGTTCGGCTCGATGGCCACGACCTGCCGACCCTCCCGCTGGCGTTCCTCCGCCGGCACGTGGCGCTGGTGGAGCATGCCCCGTTCATCTTTCACGCATCGATGGCGGACAACCTGCGCTATGCCCGGCCGGACGCCGATGCCGGCGAAGTGGAGGCGGCCGCGCGCGCGGCTGGAATCCACGACTTCATCGCCGGGTTGCCGGAAGGCTACGACACCGTCCTGGGCGAGCGGGGAGCGGCGCTGTCGGCGGGGGAGCGGCAGCGTGTTGCGATCGCGCGCGCCCTGCTGGCCGACCCGAGCGTGCTCGTGCTCGACGAGGCGACCGCGTCGCTGGATCCGGTCGCCGAGCGGCATGTGATCGACGGCTACGAGGCCATCATGCGGGAGCGGACTACCTTGATCATCACGCATCGCCTGGAGCTCGCCCGCCACGCGGACCGCGTCGTCGCCCTGGACGGCGCGAGCGTGGCGGAGATCGGCCCGCCCGAAGACCTGCTGGCGCGGGGCGGGGCTTTCGCGCGCCTGTTCGCGGGGCAGGCGGTGGGACCGAAGACGGCACGAGCTTGA
- a CDS encoding quinohemoprotein amine dehydrogenase, whose product MTHLRPINQKAARIAEGFAEARPHAAGAAGASPGQPEGRVVALQEGSSGPPKPEGPHIPLGCSFVFSPGWEADRNGGAAGLCQPVERDLFDCHLGCFWPAQVPDQLNHAPDWTAKCAAAQKDWRKIDLIFP is encoded by the coding sequence ATGACGCATCTCCGACCCATTAACCAGAAAGCCGCCCGGATCGCCGAGGGCTTCGCCGAGGCGCGGCCTCACGCTGCCGGGGCGGCGGGCGCGTCCCCGGGGCAGCCGGAGGGCCGCGTGGTGGCGTTGCAGGAGGGGAGCAGCGGGCCACCCAAGCCGGAGGGGCCGCATATTCCGCTCGGATGCAGCTTCGTCTTCTCGCCAGGATGGGAAGCCGACCGGAACGGCGGTGCGGCCGGGCTGTGCCAGCCGGTCGAGCGCGACCTGTTCGACTGCCATCTGGGTTGTTTCTGGCCGGCGCAGGTGCCGGATCAGTTGAATCACGCGCCGGACTGGACGGCCAAGTGTGCGGCCGCGCAGAAGGACTGGCGAAAGATTGACCTCATCTTCCCCTGA